The Spiroplasma citri genome has a segment encoding these proteins:
- the rpsJ gene encoding 30S ribosomal protein S10 produces MAQTKMRIKLKGFDHRVVDQSIKKIIEAAQSAGVQVKGPIPLPTDRNIITILRATHKYKDSREQFEMRTHKRIIDIINPDGPKVIDTLKRVQLPSGVEIEMK; encoded by the coding sequence ATGGCTCAAACTAAAATGAGAATTAAATTAAAAGGTTTTGATCATCGTGTGGTTGATCAATCAATTAAAAAAATCATTGAAGCAGCTCAATCCGCAGGAGTACAGGTAAAAGGGCCAATCCCTTTACCAACTGATCGTAATATCATTACTATTTTAAGAGCAACTCATAAATATAAAGATTCAAGAGAACAATTTGAAATGAGAACACATAAAAGAATTATTGATATTATTAATCCTGATGGTCCAAAGGTAATTGACACTTTAAAAAGAGTTCAACTACCAAGTGGTGTGGAAATTGAAATGAAATAA
- the rplC gene encoding 50S ribosomal protein L3, which produces MKGILGRKIGMTQIFATDGRLIPVTVVEVEPNVVLRVLTKEQNGYQALQLAVEDKRISLVSKPDQGQFKKANTTPKRFVKEIRNMDGYNPGDIIKADIFTAGEFVDVTGTSKGKGFTGSIKRHNYSRGPMGHGSGYHRGVGSMGAIAPNRILKSKKMPGHMGTKKVTIQNLEVIAIDTEKNALLVKGSIPGPKKQFVIIKEAIKGLEPNTPTELVKRTVETKTPEPKIKEEKPVEVVVDASVDTTPTEVTDAPASKTE; this is translated from the coding sequence ATGAAAGGAATCTTAGGACGCAAAATTGGTATGACACAAATTTTTGCTACCGATGGTAGATTAATACCAGTTACAGTAGTTGAAGTAGAACCAAATGTTGTTTTACGAGTGTTAACAAAAGAACAAAATGGTTATCAAGCGCTTCAATTAGCTGTTGAAGATAAAAGAATTAGCTTGGTTTCAAAACCAGACCAAGGACAATTCAAAAAAGCGAATACAACACCTAAGCGCTTCGTTAAAGAAATCAGAAATATGGATGGTTATAATCCTGGTGATATTATTAAAGCTGATATCTTTACTGCTGGGGAATTCGTTGATGTTACAGGAACTTCAAAAGGGAAAGGATTTACAGGTTCAATTAAAAGACACAACTATTCACGGGGGCCAATGGGACATGGTTCAGGTTATCACCGTGGCGTTGGGTCAATGGGAGCTATTGCCCCAAATCGAATTTTAAAATCTAAAAAAATGCCTGGACATATGGGAACCAAAAAAGTAACAATTCAAAATTTAGAAGTTATTGCAATTGATACTGAAAAAAATGCTTTATTAGTAAAAGGTTCAATTCCAGGTCCCAAAAAACAATTTGTAATTATTAAAGAAGCAATTAAAGGTTTAGAACCAAATACACCAACAGAACTAGTTAAAAGAACTGTTGAAACAAAAACACCAGAACCCAAAATAAAAGAAGAAAAACCAGTTGAAGTAGTTGTTGATGCATCAGTTGATACAACACCAACAGAAGTCACTGATGCACCAGCATCAAAGACAGAATAG
- the rplD gene encoding 50S ribosomal protein L4, translated as MKLQVLDAKGTSVKEISVNDAIWGIEPHQQAMFDAVIAQQAAMRQGTHKTKTRTEVSGGGKKPWRQKGTGRARQGSIRAPQWKGGGIVFGPTPEKNYLKHVNKKVRKLAIKSALSLKVQDKNIMIIDQFGIDKPSTKAMVEVLNNLKVNGEKLLIITTEGDEVNFKSSRNIEKVNIITSTGINIYDLLNANKLLVTEQAVKAIEEVYA; from the coding sequence ATGAAATTACAAGTACTTGATGCGAAGGGAACGAGCGTTAAAGAAATTAGTGTAAATGATGCCATTTGAGGAATTGAGCCACATCAGCAAGCAATGTTTGATGCTGTTATTGCGCAACAAGCCGCAATGCGTCAAGGTACACACAAAACTAAGACAAGAACTGAAGTATCTGGTGGGGGGAAAAAACCTTGAAGACAAAAAGGAACTGGTCGTGCTCGCCAAGGTTCAATTAGAGCACCACAATGAAAAGGAGGAGGGATTGTCTTTGGTCCAACTCCGGAGAAAAATTATTTAAAACATGTCAATAAGAAAGTTAGAAAATTAGCAATTAAATCTGCATTATCATTAAAAGTTCAAGATAAAAACATTATGATAATTGATCAATTTGGAATTGATAAACCTTCAACAAAAGCAATGGTTGAAGTCTTAAATAATTTAAAAGTTAATGGTGAAAAACTATTAATTATTACCACAGAAGGTGATGAAGTTAATTTTAAATCATCACGTAATATCGAAAAAGTAAATATAATTACATCAACTGGTATTAATATTTATGATTTATTAAATGCAAACAAATTATTAGTAACAGAACAAGCAGTAAAAGCAATTGAGGAGGTATACGCATAA
- the rplW gene encoding 50S ribosomal protein L23 has product MHITNVIKKPILSEKTYRNMANGVYTFEVARTANKVQIKKAFEKIFEVKVEKVNVINYDPKEKKMGKFVGETTYAKRAVIKLKPGEKLDLLGEDK; this is encoded by the coding sequence ATGCATATTACAAATGTCATTAAAAAACCAATTTTATCAGAAAAAACATATCGTAATATGGCGAATGGGGTTTATACTTTTGAAGTTGCGCGTACTGCAAACAAAGTTCAAATTAAAAAAGCTTTTGAAAAAATCTTTGAAGTAAAGGTTGAAAAAGTTAATGTTATTAATTATGACCCAAAAGAAAAGAAAATGGGAAAATTTGTTGGAGAGACAACATACGCAAAACGTGCAGTTATTAAATTAAAACCAGGTGAGAAATTAGATTTATTAGGAGAAGATAAATAA
- the rplB gene encoding 50S ribosomal protein L2 produces the protein MPIKSFKPVTPSRRNMTSLDFSVLTTDRPEKSLVETRKKHAGRNNQGVITTRHKGGGHKVKYRIIDFKRNKDNIVGKIATIEYDPNRNAFICLVNYVDGEKRYILAPKTIKIGMQIVSGEKTDIKVGNCMKLKNIPEGTVLHNLELRPGKGGQLARSAGSSVQLLGKDEDGKYVTIRLTSGEVRKVLGECRATVGEVGNEDYALVNWGKAGRNRWRGIRPTVRGSVMNPNDHPHGGGEGKAPVGRKAPMTPWGKKALGVKTRNKKKASTKLIVRRRTK, from the coding sequence ATGCCAATTAAGAGTTTTAAACCAGTCACACCAAGTCGTCGTAATATGACGTCATTAGATTTTTCCGTGCTGACAACTGACCGCCCGGAAAAATCATTAGTTGAAACTAGGAAAAAACATGCTGGTCGTAATAACCAAGGAGTTATTACAACAAGACATAAAGGTGGCGGCCACAAAGTTAAATATCGTATTATTGACTTTAAACGTAATAAGGATAATATTGTTGGAAAAATTGCAACAATTGAATATGATCCAAATCGTAATGCCTTTATTTGTTTAGTTAATTATGTTGATGGTGAAAAAAGATATATTTTGGCACCAAAAACCATTAAAATTGGAATGCAAATTGTTAGTGGTGAGAAGACGGATATTAAAGTTGGAAACTGCATGAAATTAAAAAACATTCCAGAAGGGACTGTTCTACATAATTTAGAATTACGTCCAGGCAAAGGTGGGCAATTAGCTCGTTCAGCAGGTTCATCAGTGCAATTATTAGGGAAAGATGAAGATGGCAAATATGTCACAATTCGGTTAACATCAGGTGAAGTTCGTAAGGTTTTAGGAGAATGTCGAGCAACAGTTGGTGAAGTTGGAAACGAAGATTATGCCCTAGTAAATTGAGGAAAAGCGGGACGAAACCGTTGACGTGGAATTCGTCCAACTGTTCGTGGGTCAGTTATGAACCCAAATGACCACCCGCATGGTGGGGGAGAAGGTAAAGCTCCAGTTGGGCGAAAAGCACCAATGACACCATGAGGTAAAAAAGCATTAGGGGTCAAAACTCGTAACAAGAAAAAAGCTTCAACTAAATTAATCGTTAGAAGACGTACTAAATAA
- the rpsS gene encoding 30S ribosomal protein S19 has translation MSRSLKKGPFVDKHLQKKVEALNAANKKEVVKTWSRRSVIFPEFIGHTFAVHNGKEHIPVYVTEDMVGHKLGEFSPTRKFGGHGDDKKKKK, from the coding sequence ATGTCACGAAGTCTGAAAAAAGGGCCATTTGTTGATAAACATTTACAAAAAAAAGTTGAAGCGTTGAATGCTGCGAATAAAAAAGAAGTTGTTAAAACTTGATCAAGAAGAAGCGTTATCTTCCCAGAGTTTATTGGTCATACTTTTGCTGTCCACAATGGAAAAGAACATATCCCAGTTTATGTTACCGAAGATATGGTTGGTCATAAATTGGGAGAATTCTCACCAACGAGAAAATTTGGTGGACATGGCGACGATAAGAAGAAGAAAAAATAA
- the rplV gene encoding 50S ribosomal protein L22 codes for MDVRANLRSIRISPRKVRLVTDLIRNKKVGDAIVILNNTNKKSSVPVQKLVKSAVANAVNNNGLDADRLFIKEIFVNEGPTLKRFRPRAHGRAYEILKRTSHITVTVSDGQQ; via the coding sequence ATGGATGTAAGAGCAAACTTAAGAAGTATTAGAATATCGCCGCGAAAAGTAAGACTAGTTACCGATTTAATTCGGAATAAAAAAGTGGGAGACGCAATAGTTATTCTTAACAACACAAACAAAAAATCATCAGTTCCAGTTCAAAAATTAGTTAAATCAGCGGTAGCAAATGCTGTTAATAATAATGGATTGGATGCTGATCGCTTATTTATTAAAGAAATCTTCGTTAACGAAGGACCAACATTAAAACGTTTCCGTCCGCGTGCACATGGACGAGCATATGAAATATTGAAGAGAACAAGTCATATCACAGTTACTGTTAGTGATGGGCAACAATAA
- the rpsC gene encoding 30S ribosomal protein S3, with protein sequence MGQKVSPTGLRVGVIKTWDSRWYAEKQEYVKWLHQDIKIRKALMKELKGASVSKIEIERTKKEIVIFIRTARVGVVLGQEGKNIAKLVKLVHITIGDRKMEVKINVVEIKNPDTDAQLVANTIAEQIVNRASFRSVQKLAIKKAMKAGAQGIKTSVSGRLGGVDMARTEGYTKGTVPLATLRSDIDSALAEALTTYGQIGVKVWICKGEILSKELVSTSDEKPKFEKRDFNRSNNNRRDQAPKSHPVAKEAK encoded by the coding sequence ATGGGTCAAAAAGTTAGTCCAACAGGATTACGAGTTGGAGTTATTAAAACGTGAGATTCAAGATGATACGCTGAAAAGCAAGAATATGTCAAATGATTGCATCAAGATATCAAGATTAGAAAAGCTCTAATGAAAGAATTAAAAGGAGCAAGTGTTTCTAAAATTGAAATTGAACGAACAAAAAAAGAAATTGTTATCTTTATTAGAACTGCTCGTGTTGGTGTTGTCTTAGGACAAGAAGGAAAAAACATCGCAAAATTAGTAAAATTAGTACATATTACAATTGGCGATCGTAAAATGGAAGTAAAAATTAATGTTGTTGAAATTAAAAACCCGGACACTGATGCACAATTAGTGGCAAATACCATTGCTGAACAGATTGTTAATCGTGCATCATTTAGAAGTGTACAAAAATTGGCAATTAAAAAAGCAATGAAAGCTGGAGCACAAGGAATTAAAACTTCCGTTTCAGGACGTTTAGGAGGCGTAGATATGGCGCGAACAGAAGGATATACCAAAGGAACCGTCCCATTAGCAACTTTACGTAGTGATATTGATTCTGCTTTAGCAGAAGCTTTAACAACCTATGGCCAAATTGGAGTTAAAGTTTGAATTTGTAAGGGAGAAATCTTAAGCAAAGAATTAGTTTCCACAAGTGATGAAAAACCAAAGTTTGAAAAACGCGATTTTAATCGTTCAAACAATAATCGTCGTGATCAAGCACCAAAATCACATCCTGTTGCTAAGGAGGCAAAATAA
- the rplP gene encoding 50S ribosomal protein L16, whose amino-acid sequence MLLPKRTKYRRPHRIKYEGKAKGNTKVDFGEFGLKSLDGAWITNRQIEAARIAMTRYMKRWGKVWIRIFPHMAKTKKPLEVRMGSGKGSPEEWVAVVKTGTVMFEVAGVSEETAREALRLAMHKLPVRCKIVKKGEE is encoded by the coding sequence ATGTTATTACCAAAAAGAACAAAATATCGTCGTCCGCATCGTATTAAATATGAAGGAAAAGCAAAAGGAAATACGAAAGTAGATTTTGGAGAATTTGGATTAAAATCACTAGATGGAGCCTGAATTACAAACCGCCAAATTGAAGCAGCGCGGATTGCGATGACACGTTATATGAAACGTTGAGGAAAAGTTTGAATTAGAATTTTTCCTCATATGGCAAAAACAAAAAAACCATTAGAAGTTCGAATGGGTTCAGGAAAAGGTTCACCTGAAGAATGAGTAGCAGTTGTTAAAACAGGAACTGTTATGTTTGAAGTAGCAGGGGTTTCCGAAGAAACTGCCCGTGAAGCATTACGATTAGCAATGCATAAATTACCAGTAAGATGTAAGATTGTTAAAAAAGGAGAAGAGTAA